In Carassius auratus strain Wakin chromosome 20, ASM336829v1, whole genome shotgun sequence, the genomic stretch ACTCTTTGATTGGAAGAGAATGAATTCATCAGTGCACTTGCCTTGTAGGGAAGCGGGGTCCGTGCCATTACTGTGACTGGCTCCTGATCCCTCCTCCAGCTCGTCCAGGTACAGACGGTAGCGGTGTCCGCTGTCATCTTCATACTCCACGTTCTCATCGTCAGAGTCCACCTCTGGAGCCACGTAAACCACCTCGAACTCAATTTCTCCCCgctgcagaacaacaacaacaacaacaaaaaaggtgaaaaagaggtgtgggtgtgtgtgtatagatgtcAGTCCTGTTTGTTATGTGGAGTAAATATAACCTTTGTTTGCTCACACAGAGCTGTTGTATGATAGGGCTGTCTAATTAAAATTCGAATTTCGAATATTcatcaaattttaaataaaaatccacattcagaTGCAATGTTTTTAGGCGTGCGCCAGGCAGCCTTGTCAGTGGCACACGAAATGCGatgaagattttttaaatgtttttgttagccTTTCCATTTAAACACACTAGATGCAGTGATGCTGCtttgctcatttaaaatattgcgGAAAAAGACAACATCAATTcagagaagatcttgtttacatcaaaactgaaaccaaaagtATTTTTccccctaactgaaattatgccttttaaattcGAATATAATTCGAATACAGATAATATTTAAGTGCAAAAttcgaatttagtttttcagcagttttgacagccctattatatgacttcagaagatttgCTCATGAGTCACATAAACCACTTTGGGTTCATCTATGATGCATTTTTTGTCATTTCAGATCCTGACAGACCCAAGTCcttatttgcttttattaaacTGAAAAGAGCGCCcaccttttgtgttcaacagaaaagaaGTCAGATGGGTTTGGATCGACATGATAGTGAAGAAATGACAATTTTTGACTGAACAATTCCATTAACAGGTATGTTCTCTTCAAACCGTTATTCATTACACCTCACAAGCCTAATTTAAGGGTATCTTAACCTTTGGGAGGTTTTCTGCAGGTGTTAGAATGGGATTGAAACATGCTTCTAATAAGAAGTTCTAGGTCACACATGCTAAGCCCTGATCTGACAGCCCCGTGCGTGTCCCTCACCTGCTGTGAGAGGATGGTGACGGCCTCTTTGTGCTTTGCATCCCTCAGGTTGATGTTGTTGACTGCTAAGATGGCATCTCCCACATGCAGTCCTCCGCAGCGCTCTGCAGGCTGAGTGGGGTGGATTTCAGAGATGAGGATGGGAACGCCGTGCTCTTTCCCGCCCTGTAATAATTCCAATGCAAACATCAAATCAGGACTTTGATCTTGGAACATACAGTGATTCATCCATTGAAACCAGATGAATTAGCCTGCGTATAAAATCAAGGGTTGAACTCACAGTAATAGAGATGCCAAGTCCTTCATGATCTTCTTTGGTCAAAACCACTTTGCGTATAGGGCCAACTCCCTGAGTCTTTTTCAGAGAATCTGTGTTCTTCAGAGGTTAAGGTAGAGAAGACATAATCAAGGGTGAATCACAGGCAAATGGTCGTAGTTCACCACAATATCAAATAAactactatatttatttatatatttatttatagtgcatttaaataattaagctTGTGTCATAGCgtattatattgtttataatattatactatttatattgtgacattattttcatatttatagtgGCCAGCTGTACTGTGGAAAAATCTCATTCTTGTGACTGGCATTATatggtatattaaatatatgtaaaatatattaaaacaacattttaaagacTAATATTTAAGTCCATatgaattgtaaaatatataaaaaatcttacatttatatttaaaatatattttatataaatatataaacaagtaaatatggaaatttaaatattttattttttttcattcttaaatGTCAGTGCAGAACAAATCTTAATGGgggttaacatttaattaaacttttagttgtttaaatcttaatataattattttagtttcattaatGAACtactatattttgtatttttatatttaaatttaagttttttgtaattttaagttattttagtacttaaaactgaaaaaaaacgttaattatataaactatttttgcaaaaaaaaaaaaatgtaatgtagttTTATTTGAAGTAATGAATTATGAGTTTActtttagttaaataaataaacagcagatataagaaattacatttttaacttctgattttggggtgaaatttcAATATCATTCTCTGGTTTTACTCTGATATCTCTCAAGGAAATTAGTATGCCTTCTGTTTGCAGTTTTCCCAAGTGTTTAAGAAGTAAATGAACTGAATGTGCCATCTTACATGCCCCACGGGGGATGGCAAGGGTTTTTTGGGATCGTTGCGCCCCCTGCAGGCTCGGATCACTGTTTTGTGGCGGTGCAGGTGAATCTCAGCTTCAAGCTGGTTCCACAGCTTGTCATGAGCTGGTCCTTTCATGTCTCGCCCGAGCAGCTGGATCTGTTGCACCCTGAACACATTGAAAAGAGTATTCTGGTTTATACTGAAACCCAGAACTCTGTGCCAGTCTTGACTCTTTGTGTGGATGAAATCGCCACATGAAACCCACATAATGGTCATTAAGAACAGAAGAATAATGCTGTCTCTTACCTCCCAGCCAGCTCTTTGTCCAGATACTTGGCTGCCAGTCTGGCTCCGTACACCTCGGCCTGTAGTACTGCAATGTGCCTGCGGAGGGCCTCGTTCTCTTTCTTCAACATCTTCACCTCTGCCTCCAACTTGGCCTCCTTCACTTTCTCTTTCTTACTGGCCTCCAGTTCCTTCTCCTGTGACATGTAATCAAACAAAGACGAGGTGAGCAGTTGTGCGCCAATCCTCTGACCATGTGTGCATACTAATACAAGTCTGTTAATAACAGGTCACATTAAATCTCTGTCATTAACAGGCTGCTGCCCAATAGGACTAGAAACAGAAAACCTGCATCATCACAAAAAATACAGCTTCACAACAGTGCATATGACAAGTAAAGTGAGATCACAAGACAAACAACCACTCTAGCTTAAACATACCACTAAATGTGTGCACATATACTACAGAATtgtaacaaatgtagatttaacATCACAATTACTACAAGTTGGGGGTGGGCGTTATACCGATGGACATGATTATCAGTTTAAATTTGTCAAGAAGAAGGTGGAGATTTTGAACTATCGTCTCTATCGCGGTAACACGCTCACACAACATTAATGTGCCACATGGTCAAGAAAACAGTTACCATTTGAGCATATTTTCAAGCATTGCGGTTTTAAAACAAGTGATTTTATAACTCATTTCGCTATATTCATTACACGTGCATGTAAAGACTGCGATCATGCAGCGGGGGATGTATTTTGGCCGCTTTTGTCACATTGAACGcttaaatacacacacttgtatttgtcaaaatgacattttttgcaATTATTCTCATACACAATAATATAGATCGTACGTGAAAGTAAAAAACCTGAGAAAGAAAATGCGTGTAGCAGTATATTGGATCCGGGTtgctcttaaagtgaccgcagtCTAATATTTCTGCttatgttaatcaaacaacaaaagagagaaaatctctcactgctctagACTTAATAACTTTCCtaactttaataagaataaatatatttaatttacacagtgaagaatatgcagtttttatacatttgatttcTTTACACAATATATGtagattttctttatttgttctaCTGGAATTTTGTCGTCCTATTGACTAATTACTTATTTAAACGCTTGTTATCAGTGAGTTTGtggttgtttgtttttcttaggCGTGTATTATAGTCATAATGACAATCAACAATTCTGAAATTTCTATGGtatcaaactttttttatatcataaagtCCTTATTTAAATCAAAAAGAACTATATCATGATATGTGTATCATTATCGTAAAATAAAATGACTCGTATtgtgatataagattttggtccTATCGCCCACCTCTTCTACTAGATTACCAGTAGTGTGAAATTAAGCCACTTAAATGGCATCTCTTCATTTGTTACAACCCCTGGAGTGGAAAAAAGACACATCTAGCTTTAGCTATGTACCAGCATTGAACTTCAGGGCTGATATCGATCGGCTTGTATGAATGATTAAAGCTGCGGTCACGTTAGCGATATTTTGGTGAAATTTCACAGACATAAAAggcttttttttcaaattttagtgagtcattttcaaacaaAGCAGCTTTCTCTTGTCAATGTGATGAATTTGAGCAATATCTGTGAAGGAACAGTTTCATTCTCATGCAAAACTCTGCTGATTTAAAATACTGGATATAGCCCAGAAATTTCACGCAACACCAGTAAATGACCACACCTTGAGAGCATGTGGTGGCCGATACAGATTCTTTTGCTTTTTCATTATAACCCCAACAGCTGGGTCAATTTTTCAATTAATAATGTATCGGCTACCAATATATCACTCACCTCTAGCAGTTAATCTACTAGTACACAAAAAGAGCATAGTTCTTTACTAGGGATGGTTAAAACAGACAGCAGCAGCATTAACAGAGGGAAAAAGTGGAGTTAGACaggacacacacagactcaaAACAATGCAAAACTTACCTTGTCCTCCACTGAGGGAACAGGCTTAAgattgagaagaaaaaaagagggtCAGAGGTTAGGGAGACAGGGTTAAACAGAAAGGACAGTTACAGACGCATCAACGCTCATCCTTACATCATTAGGTTAAGTCAGGAAGACACAGAGCAGAGTGCCAACCCAACCAGAGCCTGTTAGtgtttattacagctaattataCAAAGATACTGCTATTACGACACCATCAAATGTCACAGCTATGCTACACAGTCAAAAGTATGTAGACACACATACTAATTAGTGGACTGAGCTATTGCAGTCACCTCTTTAATGATGGCTGGATAAACTGAAGCATACAGCCATGTAATCTCTGTAGTCGGCTTGTCAGATTTGTGCCATCGACTCCTCTAACTGATGCTACAGTGAAGTGAAAAAGTCAAGGAGTGATGGCACTGCAGCTTCAacactcactgtgtgtgtgtgtgtgtgtgtgtgtatatatatatatatatatatataaacataaaatgccagtcaaacgtttggggtcagtaagataacttaatacttttataaatacacaataaattaatcaaaagtaacgtatttcaaataaaaaaagtatttcaaataaaagctattctttttaactatttaactatttattcaACAAATATTCCCAAAACAAAATGCATCATATCATCACGTTTTGATCATTTGATTTTCTAATatgaatgatgatgatgttgaaaattcatctttgcatcataggaataaattagattttaaaacattaaagtagaaaaatgttattttaaattgctatagacggtttcaacggcatcaacataaacaaacgttaatgcgcgtgagcgcttttgtggacctaacttaacttccggtagactccaaatagaatcaataacaacagccgagtccctctagagtagatatttttttgataacaaacaaaatgtgttttctgtgtggatcaggcggacttaatgaaaatgcaattcattatttgccaacagtagatgttttaaagcatagacataaagcgcgagaaatagaggtttccccagtaacagctgtaaacaaagcagagatggtacgctcacacgctgctttatcaggcatataacatgcaagtcttacttcagaaatacagcgatataaaaacacccatgcctcgttttgatatttaaacataaatgtaaggaattattattattaaacgtgcagtacgttacgtaacgttacgttactcgtgtttatttaacgaagcctttttgaaaatcgatcagttttgaaattgtggcgagtctccaaaaataaataaatgtatgggaaacacatcccgcagcacagccacctgagaccaacttcagtctactcatcaccttggctttaactgcgttgtAGATGGcacgcagccagaccgatatacacaacacagaccggaagttaa encodes the following:
- the LOC113120512 gene encoding Golgi-associated PDZ and coiled-coil motif-containing protein-like isoform X1 is translated as MSASAGGAVSPGSALSPGPAATPGSGMSMFRWLEVLEKEFDKAFVDVDLLLGEIDPDQADITYEGRQKMTSLSSCFAQLCHKSQTMFQLNHKLEAQLVDLRSELTDVQAEKTVVEKEVHEQLLQLHAMQLKLQAKGGQAVDSDSIKDRMPVPSVEDKEKELEASKKEKVKEAKLEAEVKMLKKENEALRRHIAVLQAEVYGARLAAKYLDKELAGRVQQIQLLGRDMKGPAHDKLWNQLEAEIHLHRHKTVIRACRGRNDPKKPLPSPVGHNTDSLKKTQGVGPIRKVVLTKEDHEGLGISITGGKEHGVPILISEIHPTQPAERCGGLHVGDAILAVNNINLRDAKHKEAVTILSQQRGEIEFEVVYVAPEVDSDDENVEYEDDSGHRYRLYLDELEEGSGASHSNGTDPASLQAVGKHLVNNRTENGDTALSSESLSDDKTSKTAESAESSS
- the LOC113120512 gene encoding Golgi-associated PDZ and coiled-coil motif-containing protein-like isoform X2, with product MSASAGGAVSPGSALSPGPAATPGSGMSMFRWLEVLEKEFDKAFVDVDLLLGEIDPDQADITYEGRQKMTSLSSCFAQLCHKSQTMFQLNHKLEAQLVDLRSELTDVQAEKTVVEKEVHEQLLQLHAMQLKLQAKGGQAVDSDSIKDRMEKELEASKKEKVKEAKLEAEVKMLKKENEALRRHIAVLQAEVYGARLAAKYLDKELAGRVQQIQLLGRDMKGPAHDKLWNQLEAEIHLHRHKTVIRACRGRNDPKKPLPSPVGHNTDSLKKTQGVGPIRKVVLTKEDHEGLGISITGGKEHGVPILISEIHPTQPAERCGGLHVGDAILAVNNINLRDAKHKEAVTILSQQRGEIEFEVVYVAPEVDSDDENVEYEDDSGHRYRLYLDELEEGSGASHSNGTDPASLQAVGKHLVNNRTENGDTALSSESLSDDKTSKTAESAESSS